One Gordonia mangrovi genomic region harbors:
- a CDS encoding acyl-CoA dehydrogenase family protein, protein MDFAPSSRSAELSERIRAFTAEHIAPVEPEVHRDIARRREHGEDRWTPPPVLADLKVRARAAGLWNLFLPREHAGRYAADFGTDRGEGLSNIDYAPVAEAMGASMLAPLVFNCNAPDTGNMEVLLRYGSEDQRQEWLEPLLTGEIRSAFCMTEPDVASSDATNMAATAVLDGDDVVINGTKWFSTGVGNPECRILVFMGVTDPDADRHSRHTMVLVPMDTPGVRVDRMLTTMGYFDEPLGHGEVSFTDVRVPATNILLGPGRAFEIAQGRLGPGRVHHCMRAIGLAERALELGVRRAMDRTAFGRPLAKLGGNGERIADARIAINRSRLLVLHAAWLLDQGMSRAALSAVSEIKVDVPNMALDVIDLAIQLHGGAGLTDDFPLAAAWVGARSLRLADGPDEVHRGVVARLELGKYR, encoded by the coding sequence ATGGATTTCGCCCCGTCGTCGCGATCGGCCGAACTCAGCGAACGGATCCGTGCCTTCACCGCCGAGCACATCGCGCCGGTGGAACCCGAGGTGCACCGTGACATCGCGCGCCGCCGAGAGCACGGCGAGGATCGTTGGACGCCACCGCCGGTACTCGCCGATCTCAAGGTCAGGGCGCGTGCTGCGGGGCTGTGGAATCTGTTCCTGCCCCGAGAGCACGCCGGGCGCTATGCGGCGGACTTCGGCACCGACCGGGGCGAGGGCCTGTCCAACATCGACTACGCCCCCGTGGCCGAGGCGATGGGGGCCTCGATGCTCGCCCCGCTGGTGTTCAACTGCAATGCGCCCGACACGGGAAACATGGAGGTGTTGCTCCGCTACGGGAGCGAGGACCAGCGTCAGGAGTGGCTCGAGCCGCTGTTGACCGGCGAGATCCGCAGCGCCTTCTGCATGACCGAACCCGACGTCGCGTCTTCGGATGCCACCAACATGGCCGCGACCGCCGTGCTCGACGGCGACGACGTGGTGATCAACGGGACCAAGTGGTTCTCCACCGGGGTGGGCAATCCGGAATGCCGCATCCTGGTGTTCATGGGCGTGACCGACCCGGACGCCGACCGACACAGCCGCCACACGATGGTGCTCGTCCCGATGGATACGCCCGGCGTCCGGGTCGATCGGATGCTGACCACGATGGGCTATTTCGACGAACCCCTCGGCCACGGTGAGGTCTCGTTCACCGACGTGCGGGTCCCCGCGACCAACATCCTGCTGGGTCCGGGGCGAGCCTTCGAGATCGCGCAGGGCCGGCTCGGCCCCGGCCGCGTACACCACTGCATGCGGGCGATCGGCCTTGCCGAACGCGCTCTCGAGTTGGGTGTGCGCCGCGCGATGGACCGCACGGCATTCGGTCGTCCGTTGGCCAAGCTCGGTGGCAACGGCGAGCGGATCGCCGACGCACGAATCGCGATCAACCGGTCCCGGCTGCTGGTGCTGCATGCCGCATGGCTGCTCGACCAGGGGATGTCCCGCGCGGCGCTGTCGGCGGTCAGCGAGATCAAGGTGGACGTGCCGAACATGGCACTCGACGTCATCGATCTGGCGATCCAACTGCACGGCGGGGCGGGACTCACCGACGACTTCCCGCTTGCCGCCGCATGGGTCGGGGCGCGTTCGCTACGGTTGGCCGATGGCCCCGACGAGGTCCACCGCGGGGTCGTCGCACGGCTCGAACTGGGGAAGTACCGATGA
- a CDS encoding phosphotransferase family protein yields MSSQVAGAREVRTEDAFDVEVVAGWLRDHADDPAGLDAVPAVKQFSGGASNLTYLLTYPTREVILRRAPAGTKAKGAHDMGREFRIQSKLSAVLPYIAPMIAFCDDHSVLGSDFYAMGKIDGVIAGKEFPPEVTLSPEQARALCVNFIDVLVELHSVDPEQAGLSDLGKGYGYVRRQVDGWSARFRNARTDDVPDYEAVMAWLSDNQPEDIANCVIHNDFKLDNVVFSHDDITRVIGILDWEMATLGDPLMDVAGSLAYWVQADDDEATQAMRRVPTNLPGMITRAEFVERYCERMGFDMTPEKWRWYEAFGHFRLAVIAQQIYYRYYHGQTTNERFGALGLAVGMVEGRLNELIAGS; encoded by the coding sequence GTGAGCAGTCAGGTGGCCGGTGCGCGCGAGGTGCGTACCGAGGACGCATTCGACGTCGAGGTTGTTGCCGGGTGGCTGCGTGATCACGCCGACGACCCGGCCGGTCTCGACGCGGTGCCGGCGGTCAAGCAGTTCTCCGGTGGAGCGTCGAACCTGACCTACCTGCTGACCTATCCGACCCGCGAAGTGATCCTGCGGCGGGCGCCCGCCGGCACCAAAGCCAAAGGCGCACACGACATGGGCCGCGAGTTCCGGATCCAGTCCAAGCTGTCGGCGGTATTGCCCTACATCGCTCCGATGATCGCATTCTGCGACGATCACTCGGTTCTCGGTTCGGACTTCTACGCGATGGGCAAGATCGACGGCGTGATCGCGGGCAAGGAATTCCCGCCCGAGGTGACGCTCTCGCCGGAGCAGGCGCGTGCGCTGTGTGTCAACTTCATCGACGTGCTCGTCGAGCTGCATTCGGTGGACCCGGAGCAGGCCGGCCTGTCCGACCTCGGCAAGGGGTACGGGTACGTGCGACGGCAGGTCGACGGCTGGTCGGCGCGCTTCCGCAACGCCCGCACCGACGACGTCCCCGACTACGAGGCGGTGATGGCGTGGCTGTCCGACAACCAGCCCGAGGACATCGCGAACTGCGTCATCCACAACGACTTCAAACTCGACAATGTGGTGTTCTCCCACGACGACATCACGCGCGTCATCGGCATCCTCGACTGGGAGATGGCCACCCTCGGCGACCCGCTCATGGATGTGGCCGGGTCGTTGGCCTACTGGGTACAGGCCGACGACGACGAGGCCACCCAGGCGATGCGCCGGGTCCCCACGAATCTGCCGGGCATGATCACCCGCGCCGAGTTCGTCGAACGCTATTGCGAGCGTATGGGTTTCGATATGACACCGGAGAAATGGCGGTGGTACGAGGCATTCGGGCATTTCCGCCTCGCGGTCATCGCCCAGCAGATCTACTACCGCTACTACCACGGACAGACCACCAATGAGCGCTTTGGTGCGCTCGGGCTCGCGGTGGGCATGGTCGAGGGCCGGCTCAACGAGTTGATCGCCGGCTCCTGA
- a CDS encoding DJ-1/PfpI family protein gives MTQIALVTYPGLTALDLIGPYEVLRMLPGADVRFVWHEIGPITADSGVLVIGATHTFRETPRPDIVLVPGGSASVMIHADDPELRKWLRAVREHATWTASVCAGSVILGAAGLLRGRRATSHWQAVETLRAFGATPCADERIVHDGDVVTAAGVSAGIDLALWIAAQMDGEERAKAIQLAIEYDPRPPFDSGSVATSSAATVARATAILARDTVTLPHASSAARVMWKAAIRRARTGRRRRRSVTPTG, from the coding sequence GTGACCCAGATCGCGCTGGTCACCTACCCGGGTCTGACCGCGCTCGACCTGATCGGTCCGTACGAGGTGTTGCGGATGTTGCCCGGTGCCGACGTCCGGTTCGTCTGGCACGAGATCGGGCCGATCACCGCAGATTCCGGGGTCCTCGTCATCGGCGCCACCCATACGTTTCGGGAGACTCCCCGCCCGGACATCGTGCTGGTTCCGGGCGGCAGCGCTTCGGTGATGATCCACGCCGACGATCCCGAACTGCGTAAGTGGTTGCGCGCCGTGCGTGAGCACGCGACCTGGACCGCGTCGGTCTGCGCCGGCTCGGTCATCCTCGGTGCCGCCGGGTTGCTGCGTGGCCGGCGGGCGACATCGCATTGGCAGGCCGTGGAAACCCTGCGTGCGTTCGGGGCCACACCCTGCGCCGATGAACGAATCGTGCACGACGGCGACGTCGTCACCGCGGCCGGCGTGTCCGCAGGCATCGACCTCGCCCTGTGGATCGCGGCGCAGATGGACGGCGAGGAGCGTGCCAAGGCCATCCAGCTGGCCATCGAGTACGACCCACGCCCGCCGTTCGACTCGGGCAGCGTGGCCACATCGTCGGCCGCGACAGTCGCCCGGGCCACTGCCATTCTCGCGCGCGACACGGTCACCCTCCCGCACGCATCGTCGGCGGCACGGGTGATGTGGAAGGCGGCCATTCGAAGGGCGAGGACAGGGCGGCGTCGCCGACGATCGGTGACGCCGACCGGATGA
- the tpx gene encoding thiol peroxidase, with protein sequence MAQTHLAGTVTTTSGELPAVGSSAPSFTLAGMDLSPLSSATFESKPLLLNIFPSIDTGVCAASVRTFNERAATTGATVLCVSNDLPFAQQRFCGAEDITNVEVGSAFRSSFGDDYGVTIVDGPMEGLLARAVVVIGADGNVVYTELVPEITQEPDYDSALGSL encoded by the coding sequence ATGGCACAAACACATTTGGCAGGAACCGTCACCACCACCAGCGGAGAGTTGCCCGCAGTCGGATCGTCTGCACCGTCCTTCACTCTGGCCGGGATGGATCTCAGCCCACTGAGCAGCGCGACGTTCGAGTCGAAGCCGTTGCTGCTGAACATTTTCCCTTCCATCGACACCGGCGTCTGCGCAGCGAGTGTGCGTACATTCAACGAGCGTGCCGCCACGACCGGCGCGACCGTTCTCTGCGTGTCGAACGACCTCCCGTTTGCCCAGCAGCGATTCTGCGGTGCCGAGGACATCACCAACGTCGAGGTGGGGTCCGCGTTCCGCAGCAGCTTTGGTGACGACTACGGCGTCACCATCGTCGACGGCCCCATGGAGGGGCTGCTGGCACGTGCGGTCGTGGTGATCGGAGCCGACGGCAACGTCGTCTACACCGAGTTGGTCCCGGAGATCACTCAGGAACCCGACTACGACTCAGCGCTGGGATCACTCTGA